TGGAAACTGATCCTCCTTCTCAAAAAACCTGTTAATTAAAATCCCACATGCTATTGATCCACATTTAATGCCATTTTTATCCACTTCAATTAAAGTGCGCTGTCTATTAACATCGCATTGGTACCCTTCACGTATTGCGAAAAGAGTGCAGTTTAAAATTATTTCCACTGTATTTGTAAATAATTCAGAGTGTTCGAGAAAGCGGTTCGCTATATTTAACATTTCTGGGAAAGCGGCCTTATTCAGTTCATTTGATATATCAACGCAAACATTCAGGCACGTTGCCGAATGCAAGAACTTGACATTTTGCTGCAAGTCAGAAATAAATGGTAAGAACTTATTGCTTTCGACTAGTTGTCTCAACCTCTTTGGGTTTAAATGACTTGAGTAATAGAAAAGTTCTAAAAAGATCTTTATCTCCTTTGATGAACCATCAGTATAAGGAATAAATTTAAGAAGCCAATCGACAAAGTCGTCTGGCAAAATCTCACCACGAGGATACAATGAAGAATCGACATGAAACTGTAGTGAACTGATTGTTGATGACGCTGAAACCGAATTTGTTGGCGTATAGCTGAGGTCGACAGAATATGCTCGctttaaaatattattGAAGCATTTGAAAATGACATGTTTTGCTTTCGACCCACTGAAATTGGGAATCATCAATTTAGTAAAATCAAACAGGAATGCAGGAGAAGTAGAAAGCTGTAGAAGAATAAACTCGGCTGACTTGTTACCGAGCAATAGCTCTTTAGTAAGCGCATCCTGTAGTGAACTTACCGTAGAGCACCATTTTGCCCATCGTTCTGAGCTTAACGTACGATTTAAATACTCCACTATTTGAAGCAAAAAAGGAGTGTTCTGCAACGAATTGACATAAGTTAATATACCACATTGGACTAACAATGGGatatttgatgaaaaaTATGTTGCCAAAACTTTCTCATGCTTCATTAGCAAAGGAACTCCGCCCATAGAAACAAATAGTTTGGAACCAGCACATGAAAGATAATCTTTATCTAGAGCAAACAAATTAGACAATATTTTCCCTTGCGTACCCTTCTGGGAATCTGATGTCCCGATTTCAAACATTAAGTCAGACATTTCCTCGGCCGTAACATTTTGCATAATTACATCGGGAGAATTTAGTAGATTACCTGTTTTCAACTGGTCAGTGTACTTATAAGAATCGCCTAATTGTTTTTTGGGAGATGGTGACCTCGTAACTGCATCAATTTGAAAAAAATCTGCATCCCATTTGTCAACTGGTGTAGGATCCTCGCGGAATTGCTCCAACTTATCTTTACCTTCCTGTAGCCAAACATTCTGTAATAACTGATGAGCCTGGGGTCTCTTGAACATATTCTTCTGAAAACAACATTCAATGAACTTCTTACATTTTGAAGAAAGATGTTCTGGAGGATAATAAACATCATTAACAATGGCATAACAAGCTGCTTCATTCACCAAATTATAAAACGGTGGATTGCCAGTAAGTAACTCAACAACAGTAGCGCCAAGAGACCATATATCACTCACTGTAGAGGCACCTTTGCCAAGCATTACTTCAGGAGCCATCCAGTTCGGTGATCCAGCATATGTCATAGCCATGTTATTCACTCTCGTTGACACACCAAAATCAGCCAATTTAATTGTACCATCTTCAGTTAGCAACAAGTTAGCCGCTTTGATATCACGATGAATAACACCCTGATCATGCAAATACTGTAGCCCCCGTAACGTCTGTTTTATATATGTCTTTGCTTTCACTTCACTGAGAGGCTGCTTTTTGACCAAATCTCGCAAAGAACCGCGAATGCAATACTCTAGCAAAATATATAACTCATGTGATGACTGAATAAAACCATGGTACTTTACAATGTTATCATGCTTCAAATTCTTTAACAAGTCAATCTCCAACATATGCTCTTGTAATTCCTCTTCATTGTCATATTCAATTGCTTTAATTGCAATCACCTGCTCTGTGGCTCTATTAACCGCCTTATAAACGACTCCGTAGGCGCCTTTACCAATAACTTGCTTTAAAGCATAGTGTTTCCTATTACCAGTATGCCTTTGAGCTGGAGTGACATTCACCCTTTGCATAGTCCATTAATTGTTAACCTTGTTTCTCACGCGTTTTTCAGAATCTATTATAGGTCAATATTCTCTTATAATCTTTTACTAGATACCACGACCTGGTTATTACTAAAAACTTTGATATCAGCACTTACAAATGCTACCTTTTCGACTTTATCTGATATTAGCCTTTTCGCCACTGTCGCTGCGAAGCCGCAATTGTATATCCCTTTAGCCTTATTATATTgttttccttttctttgCGTTCGAATAAGATTTTGGACTATTTCCCCTATGAGTTAATGAAATGAAATCTAGAAAGAGCACAAATTCCAATCACATGACGGGTCGTGTCGCGGCGGTGAACACCACGTGATAGTCACGTGATATAACGGTGCCAAGCTTTGCTGATTACAGTATACGCTTTGCCTTGAGTAGAATAATGAAGCATTGTTCAGTGGAAAGGAACTTAACAATGATAGGAAGGTGACCTCGTAGCAGCAAGATAGTATCGTACAACATCTGAGATAAATGGAGATCTACCCTTTCAATTACCGCTAGTTGCTGAAATATGAACATTACCTTCTACATAATATGGACTAGAGACGATCTAAAATAATTACGTAGGAATTTTTTTATGGCGGGCATGTCATTGAAATCCGAGACAAACCACTTGAGCGGTTACCTGTCCCAAATTTGCAGAATACCTTAAATAGAAGTTGGAGCTATGAACCTTTGTAAGGTGGACATCCGGGGACTTTAAACGGAGCAGCACTTGGAGCTGCAGTGATAAGATACATTGAGCTGCATATTAGAAAATGGTACAAATTGGCAAAATCGCATTTAACAAGTTTGAAATGGCAGGTTTGGTATGGTGGATGATTAATTATAATGAGTACGTATTTTGCAACAAGTGAAGATCCAATTGTGCATTGTGCCGCGTAACGTATGGGGATGATATCCATCAGACGGCTTGGAACGCCAGGCTTGATTGTGAAGTGGTTAAAGGCTATGAAACAATTTCTTGCCGAGAACCGCAGAACTGCAATGCTCAACTAATGGATTTTTTGATTTATTGCTATCCAATCTCACTGTCCAAGGATTGATATTGCAATGCCGAGCTGCTTGAATCAAGAAACCCCGCTCGTCATCTCATGCCTTTTTGCTGTCATGCATATTATAAATATAAACATGAGCCCCTATTTACCTACAGTTAAGATTTTGAGTTGGGCCGCGAAATAAGAATGATGACAGTAGCCATGTGACGATTCATACTTGAAAGCTTAGTGCCGTTGCAACAGTCTTGGCACTGATATATCGTGGATCATTACAACCGTTATCTTCATTTATATATTGACAGCGGAAGGTTTTGGTTGGATGATAAACTGCTGTAACGATGCACTATTTACAAGCCGAGAAATCGTGGTTTACTAGGTTATTAAATCTCGCGGATATAATAATCTCATGTCGGGTTCTGACTACAGTGACATCAGCGTCGAATGACATTATCATTAAAAAGGACAAAGAGTCACGATCCAGGGATAAATAGTCACGATCGGGGCCTCTTTTTATGTTCACCTAATTCGCTGTTAGCAGGTGTTTTTGTTCTACATTGG
The Eremothecium sinecaudum strain ATCC 58844 chromosome II, complete sequence DNA segment above includes these coding regions:
- the CDC15 gene encoding serine/threonine protein kinase CDC15 (Syntenic homolog of Ashbya gossypii AER223C; Syntenic homolog of Saccharomyces cerevisiae YAR019C (CDC15)), with protein sequence MQRVNVTPAQRHTGNRKHYALKQVIGKGAYGVVYKAVNRATEQVIAIKAIEYDNEEELQEHMLEIDLLKNLKHDNIVKYHGFIQSSHELYILLEYCIRGSLRDLVKKQPLSEVKAKTYIKQTLRGLQYLHDQGVIHRDIKAANLLLTEDGTIKLADFGVSTRVNNMAMTYAGSPNWMAPEVMLGKGASTVSDIWSLGATVVELLTGNPPFYNLVNEAACYAIVNDVYYPPEHLSSKCKKFIECCFQKNMFKRPQAHQLLQNVWLQEGKDKLEQFREDPTPVDKWDADFFQIDAVTRSPSPKKQLGDSYKYTDQLKTGNLLNSPDVIMQNVTAEEMSDLMFEIGTSDSQKGTQGKILSNLFALDKDYLSCAGSKLFVSMGGVPLLMKHEKVLATYFSSNIPLLVQCGILTYVNSLQNTPFLLQIVEYLNRTLSSERWAKWCSTVSSLQDALTKELLLGNKSAEFILLQLSTSPAFLFDFTKLMIPNFSGSKAKHVIFKCFNNILKRAYSVDLSYTPTNSVSASSTISSLQFHVDSSLYPRGEILPDDFVDWLLKFIPYTDGSSKEIKIFLELFYYSSHLNPKRLRQLVESNKFLPFISDLQQNVKFLHSATCLNVCVDISNELNKAAFPEMLNIANRFLEHSELFTNTVEIILNCTLFAIREGYQCDVNRQRTLIEVDKNGIKCGSIACGILINRFFEKEDQFPKFVAKYTRLLALPPFGKLCYDLVLDPRFVDKVTRIFTLYQASLIIQIDALKFLKIALTRALEYTPPSKGTKDINPKKLLESTLNNPIYNTNEHQLNQTVGRLSKFLLSNWTSSKLPQLIHPNTSGPLLDPSIISPPHSPPPSRQARLGKVGNDSILIHQLSDDIASLCKGNHRPVHDFEGFLIPSKVPSGD